In Sphingopyxis sp. 113P3, one DNA window encodes the following:
- a CDS encoding response regulator: MTDNRLILLVEDDVLIGMMLVDMFEALGFPEPAQAAAVPDALDLIETRPVAAALIDINLGETKGWPVADALAERGIPFAFTSGGGDIIPPAHAHRKLVSKPFRLSEIEAVLNDFFEE; this comes from the coding sequence ATGACGGATAACCGCCTCATTCTGCTGGTCGAGGATGACGTGCTGATCGGCATGATGCTGGTCGACATGTTCGAGGCGCTCGGCTTTCCCGAGCCGGCGCAGGCAGCCGCGGTCCCGGACGCGCTCGACCTTATCGAGACGCGGCCGGTTGCAGCGGCACTCATCGACATCAACCTGGGCGAGACCAAGGGTTGGCCTGTCGCGGACGCCCTTGCTGAACGCGGCATTCCCTTTGCCTTCACCTCGGGCGGCGGCGATATCATTCCGCCCGCGCATGCACACCGCAAGCTCGTCTCAAAGCCGTTTCGACTCAGCGAGATCGAGGCGGTGCTGAACGATTTTTTTGAGGAATAG
- the recA gene encoding recombinase RecA, whose protein sequence is MAGQLSLVESGKSVNGTDRQKALDAALAQIDRAFGKGSVMKLGSKEAMQVEAISTGSLGLDIALGVGGLPRGRVIEIYGPESSGKTTLALHCIAEAQKTGGTAAFVDAEHALDPVYAKKLGVDIDELIVSQPDTGEQALEIVDTLVRSNAIDVLVVDSVAALVPRAEIEGEMGDSHVGLQARLMSQSLRKLTGSISRSRCMVIFINQLRMKIGVMYGNPETTTGGNALKFYASVRLDIRRTGQIKDRDEIVGNTTRVKVVKNKVAPPFKQVEFDIMYGQGISKIGEILDLGVKAGLVEKSGAWFSYDSIRIGQGRENAKNFLTENPELMERLETAIRGRTDAVAEEMMAGPDDEGDDI, encoded by the coding sequence ATGGCCGGACAATTGTCACTCGTCGAATCGGGGAAATCAGTGAACGGAACGGATAGGCAGAAGGCGCTCGACGCCGCATTGGCGCAGATCGACCGCGCTTTCGGCAAAGGCTCGGTGATGAAGCTGGGCTCAAAGGAGGCGATGCAGGTCGAGGCGATCTCCACCGGATCGCTCGGGCTCGACATCGCGCTGGGGGTCGGCGGCTTGCCGCGCGGCCGGGTCATCGAAATTTACGGTCCCGAAAGCTCGGGCAAGACCACGCTGGCGCTGCACTGCATCGCTGAAGCCCAGAAGACGGGCGGCACCGCGGCCTTTGTCGATGCCGAACATGCGCTCGACCCCGTCTATGCGAAGAAGCTGGGCGTCGACATCGATGAACTGATCGTCTCGCAGCCCGACACCGGCGAGCAGGCGCTCGAGATCGTCGACACGCTCGTGCGCTCGAACGCGATCGACGTGCTCGTCGTCGACTCGGTCGCCGCGCTGGTGCCGCGCGCCGAGATCGAGGGCGAGATGGGCGACAGCCATGTCGGGCTGCAGGCGCGTCTCATGTCGCAGAGTCTGCGCAAGCTCACCGGTTCGATCAGCCGCTCGCGCTGCATGGTGATTTTCATCAACCAGCTGCGCATGAAGATCGGGGTGATGTATGGCAATCCCGAGACGACGACGGGCGGCAATGCGCTCAAATTCTATGCCTCGGTTCGCCTCGACATTCGCCGTACCGGCCAGATCAAGGACCGCGACGAGATCGTCGGCAACACGACGCGCGTGAAGGTGGTCAAGAACAAGGTCGCGCCGCCGTTCAAGCAGGTCGAATTCGATATCATGTACGGGCAGGGCATTTCGAAGATCGGCGAGATCCTCGACCTCGGCGTCAAGGCCGGGCTGGTCGAGAAATCGGGCGCCTGGTTCAGCTATGATTCGATCCGGATCGGGCAGGGCCGGGAAAATGCGAAGAATTTCCTCACCGAGAATCCCGAACTGATGGAGCGGCTCGAAACCGCAATCCGCGGCCGTACCGATGCGGTGGCCGAGGAAATGATGGCGGGGCCCGACGACGAGGGCGACGATATCTAA
- a CDS encoding glutathione S-transferase family protein, translating into MSLIVHHLNNSRSQRILWLLEEIGAPYEIRFYDRDPETNLAPAELLAVHPLGKSPVIEDDGRVIIESGAIVEYLCGRHGGGALVPERGTEDHVRHLEWMHFAEGSAMTPILLRVYTARLGAAAAPLEARITQQLESHFEYMESRLGPSGHFLGDALSAADIMLSFPAEIAVMQGLAPRYPKLAGFVNMCHDRPAWRRARDKGGAYYGY; encoded by the coding sequence ATGAGCCTGATCGTTCACCATCTCAACAACAGTCGGTCGCAACGCATCTTGTGGCTCCTCGAGGAAATCGGCGCGCCTTATGAGATACGCTTCTACGACCGCGATCCTGAAACCAATCTCGCGCCGGCAGAGCTGCTCGCCGTGCATCCGCTTGGCAAGTCACCGGTGATCGAGGACGACGGGCGGGTGATCATCGAATCGGGGGCGATTGTCGAATATCTTTGCGGGCGCCACGGGGGCGGCGCGCTGGTCCCCGAGCGCGGCACCGAAGACCATGTTCGTCACCTTGAATGGATGCATTTTGCCGAAGGATCGGCGATGACGCCGATCCTCCTGCGCGTCTACACAGCGCGGCTCGGCGCAGCCGCAGCGCCGCTCGAGGCCAGGATCACACAGCAGCTCGAATCGCATTTCGAATATATGGAAAGCCGGCTCGGCCCGAGCGGCCATTTCCTCGGCGACGCGCTGTCGGCAGCGGACATCATGCTGAGCTTTCCCGCCGAGATCGCGGTCATGCAGGGGCTCGCGCCGCGCTATCCGAAGCTCGCCGGGTTCGTGAACATGTGTCACGACCGCCCCGCCTGGCGGCGCGCGCGCGACAAGGGCGGGGCCTACTATGGCTACTGA
- the alaS gene encoding alanine--tRNA ligase → MTSTNDIRRSFLDYFGGAGHHIEPSAPLVPHNDPTLMFVNAGMVPFKNVFTGLEKRPYSTATSSQKCVRAGGKHNDLDNVGFTARHHTFFEMLGNFSFGDYFKEQAIHHAWTLITKTWGLPAEKLTATVYHTDDEAFDLWRKISGLPESRIIRIPTSDNFWSMGDTGPCGPCSEIFYDHGDHIWGGPPGSPEEDGDRFVEIWNLVFMQYEQLPGGERVDLPRPSIDTGMGLERIAAVLQGVHDNYDTDTFKALIAASVELTGVAADEAHKASHRVIADHLRASSFLVADGVLPSNEGRGYVLRRIMRRAMRHAHLLGAKDPLMYRLLPALTAEMGAAYPELIRAQPLIAETLEREETKFRQTLDKGLRLLDEATVGMGEGATLPGDVAFKLYDTYGFPYDLTEDALRTQGIAVDREGFDAAMAQQKAAARAAWKGSGEKASDEIWFDLAEANGSTEFTGYAATAGEGTVIALVKDGKPVEAAVAGDEVVVLTNQTPFYGESGGQMGDAGTIATLEGARALVRDTGKPLGRLHTHQAKLEAGTLKVGDTVQLTVDAERRDRIRANHSATHLLHAALRNRLGGHVTQKGSLVAEDRFRFDFSHPKALSAEEIAQIEADVNAQIRANEPVTTRLMTPDDAIAAGAMALFGEKYGDEVRVLSMGKADDKSYSVELCGGTHVRALGDIALFKIVSESAVSSGVRRIEALTGEAARTWLTSRDEALKAAAAALKTSPDDVPARVTALAEQLKKAERELAEAKKALAMGGGAGTAGGPAVERVGDTAFLAQVVDGLDPKELRGTVDGLKKQVGSGVAMLVAVNDGRASVAVGVTDDATGSHNAVELVRAAVAALGGQGGGGRPDMAQGGGPDGSAADAAVAAVKAALAA, encoded by the coding sequence ATGACATCGACCAACGACATTCGCCGCTCTTTCCTCGACTATTTCGGGGGGGCGGGCCATCATATCGAGCCGTCGGCACCGCTGGTGCCGCACAATGATCCGACGTTGATGTTCGTCAACGCGGGCATGGTGCCGTTCAAGAATGTCTTCACGGGACTTGAGAAGCGGCCCTACAGCACCGCGACCTCATCGCAGAAATGCGTGCGCGCGGGGGGAAAGCACAATGATCTCGACAATGTGGGATTTACTGCGCGGCATCACACCTTCTTCGAGATGCTGGGGAATTTCTCCTTCGGCGACTATTTCAAGGAACAGGCGATCCATCATGCCTGGACGCTGATCACCAAGACGTGGGGCCTGCCCGCGGAAAAGCTGACGGCGACCGTCTATCACACCGATGACGAGGCGTTCGACCTCTGGCGCAAGATTTCGGGACTGCCTGAAAGCCGGATCATCCGAATCCCGACAAGCGATAATTTCTGGTCGATGGGCGACACCGGCCCGTGCGGGCCGTGCAGCGAGATTTTCTACGATCATGGCGACCATATCTGGGGCGGTCCGCCGGGATCGCCCGAAGAAGATGGTGACCGCTTCGTCGAGATCTGGAACCTCGTGTTCATGCAATATGAGCAGCTGCCCGGGGGCGAGCGCGTCGATCTCCCGCGGCCGAGCATCGACACGGGCATGGGGCTCGAACGGATCGCCGCGGTGCTCCAGGGCGTCCACGACAATTATGACACCGATACATTCAAGGCGCTGATCGCGGCCTCGGTCGAGCTGACCGGCGTCGCCGCCGATGAGGCGCACAAGGCGAGCCACCGTGTCATCGCCGACCATTTGCGGGCGTCGAGTTTCCTCGTCGCCGACGGCGTTCTGCCCTCGAACGAGGGGCGCGGCTATGTTCTGCGCCGGATCATGCGCCGTGCGATGCGCCACGCACACCTTCTCGGCGCCAAGGACCCGCTGATGTACCGGCTCTTGCCCGCGCTGACCGCCGAGATGGGCGCCGCCTATCCCGAGCTGATCCGCGCGCAGCCGCTGATCGCCGAGACGCTCGAGCGCGAGGAAACCAAGTTCCGCCAGACGCTCGACAAGGGGCTGCGCCTGCTTGACGAAGCAACGGTGGGGATGGGCGAGGGCGCGACGCTCCCGGGCGATGTCGCCTTCAAGCTCTATGACACCTACGGCTTTCCCTATGATCTTACCGAGGACGCGCTGCGCACGCAGGGGATTGCAGTCGATCGGGAAGGCTTCGACGCGGCAATGGCGCAGCAGAAGGCCGCGGCACGCGCAGCATGGAAGGGTAGTGGCGAAAAGGCATCGGACGAAATCTGGTTCGATCTTGCCGAAGCGAATGGCAGCACTGAGTTCACGGGCTACGCCGCAACCGCAGGCGAGGGCACGGTGATCGCACTCGTCAAGGACGGCAAGCCCGTCGAGGCAGCGGTGGCGGGCGATGAGGTCGTCGTGCTCACCAACCAGACGCCCTTTTACGGCGAAAGCGGCGGCCAGATGGGCGATGCGGGGACGATCGCGACGCTCGAGGGTGCAAGGGCCCTTGTCCGCGACACCGGCAAGCCGCTCGGCCGCCTGCACACGCACCAGGCGAAGCTTGAGGCAGGGACGCTGAAGGTCGGCGATACGGTCCAGCTCACCGTCGATGCCGAGCGGCGCGATCGCATTCGCGCCAACCATAGCGCGACGCACCTGCTGCACGCAGCGCTCCGCAACCGCCTCGGTGGACATGTGACGCAGAAGGGCAGCCTGGTAGCGGAGGATCGCTTCCGCTTCGACTTTTCGCATCCCAAGGCGCTGAGTGCCGAAGAGATCGCGCAGATCGAGGCCGACGTGAACGCGCAGATCCGCGCCAATGAACCGGTGACGACGCGGCTCATGACACCCGACGATGCGATCGCGGCGGGCGCGATGGCGCTCTTCGGCGAAAAATATGGCGACGAAGTGCGCGTGCTGAGCATGGGCAAGGCCGATGACAAAAGCTATTCGGTCGAGCTGTGCGGCGGCACCCATGTTCGCGCCCTCGGTGATATCGCGCTGTTCAAGATCGTCAGCGAATCCGCGGTCTCTTCGGGGGTGCGGCGTATTGAGGCGCTGACCGGCGAAGCCGCGCGCACGTGGCTTACCAGCCGCGACGAGGCGCTGAAGGCGGCCGCGGCCGCGCTCAAGACCTCGCCCGACGATGTGCCAGCGCGGGTGACGGCGCTTGCCGAACAACTCAAGAAGGCCGAGCGTGAACTCGCCGAGGCGAAGAAGGCGCTCGCGATGGGCGGCGGCGCCGGCACCGCGGGCGGCCCGGCGGTCGAAAGGGTGGGCGACACTGCCTTTCTCGCGCAGGTCGTCGACGGGCTCGATCCCAAGGAGCTGCGCGGCACGGTTGACGGGCTGAAGAAGCAGGTCGGAAGCGGCGTAGCGATGCTCGTGGCGGTAAACGATGGGCGTGCGTCGGTCGCGGTCGGGGTGACCGACGATGCGACCGGAAGCCACAATGCCGTTGAGCTCGTGCGCGCTGCGGTGGCGGCGCTCGGCGGGCAGGGCGGCGGCGGAAGGCCTGACATGGCGCAGGGCGGCGGTCCCGATGGCAGCGCGGCCGATGCTGCGGTGGCGGCGGTGAAGGCAGCGCTTGCGGCCTGA
- the bla gene encoding class A beta-lactamase yields the protein MTIALLSRRRLLSLAPAAGLAGWTMLAGCTPQTSEAPAKPEATPDPIAGRLAALEREAGGRLGVLFLDSANGRSAGHRSDERFALCSTVKWPLAAVVLDAVDAGGLSLDQRIRFDKSDLLSNSPRTRENLARGSMSVAELLEAAITVSDNAAANLLLPLVGGPEGVTRQFRAWGDAVTRLDRREPMLNRVGEGEVRDTTTPAAMAALLRTLLLGDALSDASRKRLIDWGAATTTGPRRLRAGLPASWVLAHKTGTAMAPGMMNKYNDIAIAYPPRGAPLLIAAYYEGPVAIEAVRGEDEAVLAAVGKLAAEWASGA from the coding sequence ATGACGATCGCCTTGCTGTCACGCCGCCGTCTGCTGTCGCTCGCCCCTGCTGCGGGCCTTGCGGGCTGGACCATGCTTGCAGGCTGCACGCCGCAGACGAGCGAAGCCCCCGCAAAGCCGGAAGCGACGCCGGATCCGATTGCGGGGCGGCTCGCAGCGCTCGAACGGGAGGCGGGGGGACGGCTCGGCGTCCTTTTTCTCGATTCAGCGAACGGGCGGTCGGCGGGGCACCGCTCTGACGAGCGCTTCGCGCTTTGCTCGACCGTCAAATGGCCGCTTGCAGCCGTGGTCCTTGACGCCGTCGATGCGGGAGGACTGTCGCTCGACCAACGCATTCGCTTCGACAAATCAGACCTTCTCTCCAACTCGCCCCGAACCCGCGAAAATCTCGCCAGGGGCAGCATGAGCGTTGCCGAACTCCTCGAGGCGGCGATCACCGTCAGCGACAATGCTGCCGCCAATTTGCTGCTGCCCCTCGTCGGCGGACCCGAGGGGGTGACGCGTCAATTTCGCGCCTGGGGCGATGCGGTAACACGCCTCGATCGCCGCGAGCCGATGCTCAACCGTGTCGGCGAGGGCGAGGTGCGCGACACCACAACCCCCGCGGCGATGGCCGCGCTGCTGCGCACCTTGCTTCTTGGCGATGCCCTCAGCGATGCCTCGCGCAAGCGGCTGATCGACTGGGGGGCGGCGACAACAACCGGCCCCAGGCGGCTACGCGCCGGCCTCCCCGCGTCCTGGGTGCTGGCCCACAAGACCGGCACCGCAATGGCGCCGGGCATGATGAACAAATATAATGACATCGCCATCGCCTACCCGCCGAGAGGCGCACCCCTCCTCATCGCGGCCTATTATGAGGGCCCGGTGGCGATCGAGGCGGTGCGGGGCGAGGACGAAGCTGTTCTCGCCGCTGTCGGGAAGCTCGCGGCCGAATGGGCCAGCGGCGCGTAG
- a CDS encoding LysR family transcriptional regulator: MAITEISLNLLRAFDAASRQGSFTEAAKELFVTQAAVSHQIKALEAWLGKSLFHRTSRGLLLTDEGQWLAPIVADALARIEEGVDLVRGGGPREVLTVGVVGTFAAGHLVRRLPDFRRRFPHIELRLLTNNNKPDPSTDSLDLSIRFGDGAWRSVEAVRVMDAPMTPLCIPAIADTLHQPCDLARWPLLRSYRAQDWPAWFAAAGAAAVAARGPQFDTSIIMIQAALLGEGVALAPATMFETELADGRLVQPFACEVDVGAYWLTRPLARPERSAERTFAEWLIAGA; the protein is encoded by the coding sequence ATGGCGATTACCGAGATTTCGCTCAACCTGCTCCGCGCGTTCGATGCGGCGTCGCGTCAGGGAAGCTTTACCGAGGCGGCGAAGGAATTGTTCGTCACCCAGGCGGCGGTGAGCCATCAGATAAAGGCGCTCGAAGCCTGGCTGGGCAAGAGCCTCTTCCATCGCACATCGCGCGGGCTGCTGCTGACCGACGAGGGGCAATGGCTCGCACCCATCGTCGCTGATGCGCTGGCGCGGATCGAGGAGGGGGTCGACCTTGTGCGCGGCGGCGGGCCGCGGGAGGTGCTGACCGTCGGGGTCGTCGGCACCTTTGCAGCGGGTCATCTGGTCCGCCGCCTTCCCGATTTCCGCCGCCGCTTTCCCCATATCGAGCTGCGCCTGCTCACCAACAACAACAAGCCCGATCCCTCGACCGACAGTCTCGACCTCTCGATTCGCTTCGGCGACGGTGCCTGGCGCAGCGTCGAGGCGGTGCGCGTGATGGACGCGCCAATGACACCGCTCTGCATCCCGGCGATTGCGGACACGCTTCACCAGCCTTGCGATCTTGCTCGCTGGCCACTGCTGCGCTCCTACCGCGCGCAGGACTGGCCGGCGTGGTTTGCTGCCGCGGGGGCAGCTGCGGTCGCTGCGCGCGGGCCCCAGTTCGATACGTCGATCATCATGATCCAGGCGGCGCTTCTGGGCGAGGGCGTTGCGCTCGCACCTGCCACGATGTTCGAGACTGAGCTCGCCGACGGGCGGCTGGTCCAACCTTTCGCATGCGAGGTCGACGTCGGGGCCTATTGGTTGACGCGCCCGCTGGCGCGCCCCGAGCGCTCTGCCGAGCGGACGTTTGCCGAGTGGCTGATAGCGGGCGCTTGA